From one Montipora capricornis isolate CH-2021 chromosome 10, ASM3666992v2, whole genome shotgun sequence genomic stretch:
- the LOC138021817 gene encoding octopamine receptor beta-2R-like, whose protein sequence is MGNISTAEEVSSYIAEPISPKTFLALIVSWSLLGILSAGLNILVCAMLYIDKKLRTITNYLVVSLSVSDLLIAVVFVPFYIIDHYARTVIGGYFVAFILLATVFNLCGVTYERYIALTRPFRYRTIMSCRKVCIIIGTSWLLPLVLSLLPLAWNTDVDATVHKVYIAVIVILFIFIPCTAMVFVYLRVLRVAHRFVLRSKERTSKGNVTGHLAGSDEKATRVFAMVFAMFLLCWLPLIYINISWILNQTSLVTNEVIFISFFTLLLNSIFDPFICAFYKRDFRGVLRKRFKLGCFKEIEQQEIRIDSDLALRRLSSASKHTAGCTQTQ, encoded by the coding sequence ATGGGAAACATAAGCACCGCGGAAGAAGTCAGTAGTTATATCGCGGAGCCCATCAGCCCAAAGACATTTCTTGCATTAATTGTGTCATGGTCTTTATTGGGAATACTGTCTGCAGGATTAAACATTCTAGTTTGTGCTATGCTTTACATCGACAAGAAGCTTCGAACCATAACGAATTATCTGGTAGTTAGCCTGTCAGTATCCGATCTGCTAATCGCTGTTGTATTTGTTCCTTTTTACATCATCGATCATTACGCTAGAACTGTCATCGGCGGTTATTTTGTGGCATTTATCCTATTGGCAACAGTATTCAACCTATGTGGCGTAACGTACGAGCGTTATATTGCCTTGACTCGGCCATTCCGTTATCGCACCATTATGAGTTGCCGCAAAGTATGCATCATTATCGGTACGTCCTGGCTTCTACCTCTGGTCTTGAGCCTTCTACCGCTAGCGTGGAATACAGATGTAGACGCCACTGTACATAAAGTGTACATTGCAGTGATTGTAATTCTTTTCATCTTTATCCCTTGCACCGCCATGGTGTTCGTCTATTTGCGCGTTTTGCGAGTTGCTCACCGCTTTGTCCTAAGAAGCAAAGAACGAACCTCTAAAGGCAATGTTACTGGTCACCTGGCTGGCAGCGATGAAAAGGCAACTCGAGTCTTCGCCATGGTTTTTGCCATGTTCTTGCTCTGCTGGCTCCCTCTCATTTATATCAATATATCTTGGATATTGAATCAGACAAGTCTAGTCACCAACGAGGTCATTTTCATCTCCTTTTTTACGCTTCTGCTGAATTCAATTTTTGATCCATTTATCTGTGCGTTCTATAAGAGGGATTTTCGAGGTGTCCTACGGAAAAGGTTCAAGCTTGGCTGCTTCAAAGAGATCGAACAACAGGAAATCAGAATCGATTCCGACCTTGCCTTGAGGAGGCTTTCTTCTGCCAGCAAACATACTGCAGGATGCACTCAAACACAGTAA